A stretch of the Bradyrhizobium arachidis genome encodes the following:
- a CDS encoding serine hydrolase, protein MDREALQKVAALNQDPDAANNLKICVRSAGASGHVYASAIDKFVAHARNELAALELPGLTFCLVDGEGFAAVGTLGWADKDRQLPVDPGHLFQIGSISKSFAALCVYRLADEGEIDLDAPLSSYLPDAPLPAEPICLQQVLSHTSGLPVDAPAAFPRVPGERLWTGFAPGSRYSYSNTGYELLGMLVEKVTGKPYPVALRELVTRPLGISAAGLREAIQASERAHYAIGYSPLDFFLGPALTRMPVGQVPWVNWTNPASCIGATADAMAHYVKYLLAVGQGRGAPLFSDATARRFATPVVTDPGSEGFGHASGLQASDLDGHAVLQHGGSMLGFSSHLMIDPVSGVGCFANVNLLATDYDPSGLVRYACKLLRHSREGGAAPTSPDAAASDHVEAAESYAGTYFGPEGNQFQLVARTGRLSIVADDREGRLHAARRGGFQSDHPRYGRHLFDFERGGGAVTGAWFGPTLYGRGAPVPQPIVPPELLALQGLYVSEDPRVWAASIVVQKGCLVLERYGFQPGKTSLERNGDYWHSTDAPCERIRFLGLQDGVPRCLNISGRPDLWRFDRI, encoded by the coding sequence GTGGATAGAGAAGCTCTACAGAAAGTTGCTGCACTCAACCAAGATCCAGACGCGGCCAATAATCTCAAGATATGCGTTCGGTCCGCAGGAGCATCGGGGCATGTATATGCGTCTGCAATCGACAAGTTCGTCGCTCATGCAAGAAATGAACTTGCCGCGCTTGAGTTACCGGGCCTGACATTCTGTCTTGTTGATGGCGAGGGCTTTGCGGCCGTGGGGACCCTCGGCTGGGCTGACAAGGATCGTCAGCTTCCGGTAGATCCAGGGCACCTGTTCCAAATTGGCTCGATTAGCAAGTCGTTCGCCGCGCTCTGCGTTTATCGGCTCGCGGACGAGGGTGAAATCGACCTAGACGCACCATTGTCGTCCTACCTCCCCGACGCCCCGCTGCCTGCCGAGCCCATTTGCCTGCAGCAGGTATTGAGCCACACCTCGGGCCTGCCTGTCGATGCGCCGGCGGCCTTTCCTCGTGTGCCAGGTGAACGGCTGTGGACGGGTTTCGCGCCCGGCTCCAGGTACTCGTACAGCAACACCGGCTATGAGCTCCTTGGGATGCTGGTCGAGAAGGTCACTGGTAAACCCTACCCGGTAGCGCTGCGCGAGCTGGTCACCAGGCCGCTCGGTATCAGTGCTGCCGGCCTGAGGGAAGCAATTCAGGCGAGTGAGCGCGCGCATTACGCCATTGGCTATTCACCGCTAGACTTCTTTCTTGGGCCGGCGCTGACTCGAATGCCGGTCGGGCAGGTGCCCTGGGTCAATTGGACAAATCCCGCCAGCTGTATCGGCGCGACTGCCGATGCCATGGCGCACTATGTCAAATACCTACTTGCTGTCGGGCAGGGCCGCGGCGCACCTCTTTTCTCAGACGCAACCGCGAGACGCTTCGCCACGCCAGTTGTCACCGACCCAGGCTCGGAGGGCTTTGGGCACGCAAGCGGTCTACAGGCGAGTGACCTTGACGGTCACGCCGTGCTTCAGCACGGCGGATCAATGCTCGGATTTAGTTCGCACTTGATGATCGATCCTGTCTCAGGCGTCGGCTGCTTCGCGAACGTGAACTTGCTGGCCACTGACTACGATCCGTCCGGTCTCGTAAGATATGCGTGTAAGCTATTGCGCCACTCGCGAGAAGGCGGGGCAGCCCCAACCTCTCCCGATGCGGCCGCCTCGGACCATGTCGAAGCAGCGGAGAGTTACGCCGGGACCTATTTTGGGCCCGAGGGCAACCAGTTTCAGCTGGTAGCCCGAACTGGTCGCTTGTCTATTGTTGCCGACGACCGCGAAGGGCGGCTACATGCAGCACGCAGAGGCGGCTTTCAATCCGATCATCCGCGATACGGGCGCCACTTGTTCGACTTCGAGCGCGGCGGCGGTGCCGTCACCGGGGCCTGGTTTGGCCCGACACTCTACGGGCGCGGTGCTCCAGTGCCGCAACCGATCGTGCCGCCAGAGCTATTGGCTCTCCAAGGCCTTTACGTCAGCGAGGATCCGAGGGTCTGGGCCGCCTCGATCGTGGTCCAGAAAGGATGCCTCGTGCTTGAGCGCTACGGCTTTCAGCCTGGCAAGACTAGCTTGGAGCGCAACGGCGATTACTGGCACAGCACGGATGCTCCGTGCGAGCGCATTCGCTTCCTCGGGCTCCAAGATGGCGTGCCTCGGTGCCTCAATATTTCCGGCCGCCCAGACCTGTGGAGGTTCGATAGAATATAG
- a CDS encoding ABC transporter substrate-binding protein → MKQHHSLSRRNFLGRGASIGLALAFSGAPFVSRKALGATTISFVSFGGSYGDFAKEYWIKPFTAETGIAVQYVSGPDLAKVKAQVDNKSVEWDVFDAVGATAYAGIKDNLWEPIESQVIDPDRFVQRVADVLVPTFIYAGGIAYDPVRTKNPAINFTDLWDAKKFPGPRGLRSRASETIELALLADGVPASKLYPLDIDRGFKALDAIKPHVKKWFDQTAQGITLIQTGEVDYTYTYANRVKAAKDSGVSIDFSLAQCISAMNYYAIPRGCPRKEAAMRFLEFITRPEQQALMANKLYVIPVTKGAETRLSEEARRWIPDTSNNSKNVFVSDEYWRDHFVAVDKRFKEWILT, encoded by the coding sequence ATGAAGCAGCATCATTCCCTAAGCCGTAGAAATTTCCTGGGCCGGGGCGCAAGCATCGGGTTGGCGCTGGCCTTCTCCGGCGCGCCGTTCGTCAGTCGCAAGGCATTAGGTGCGACTACAATCTCCTTTGTCAGCTTTGGCGGCAGTTATGGCGATTTCGCCAAGGAATACTGGATCAAGCCGTTCACGGCCGAAACAGGCATCGCTGTCCAATATGTCAGTGGCCCGGACCTTGCGAAGGTCAAGGCGCAGGTCGACAACAAGAGCGTTGAATGGGACGTTTTCGACGCGGTAGGTGCCACGGCTTATGCCGGGATCAAGGATAACCTGTGGGAGCCCATTGAATCTCAAGTGATCGATCCCGACAGGTTTGTGCAACGAGTTGCTGACGTGCTGGTACCAACGTTCATCTATGCGGGTGGTATCGCCTATGATCCGGTCAGGACGAAAAATCCGGCAATCAACTTCACTGACTTATGGGATGCGAAGAAGTTTCCGGGACCGAGAGGTCTACGCAGCCGCGCAAGTGAAACGATCGAGTTGGCCTTGTTGGCTGACGGAGTCCCTGCATCTAAGCTCTACCCGCTGGATATCGATCGTGGGTTCAAGGCGCTGGATGCGATCAAGCCTCACGTAAAGAAGTGGTTCGACCAGACGGCGCAGGGCATCACCTTGATTCAAACCGGCGAGGTCGACTACACCTACACTTATGCAAACAGGGTGAAAGCAGCAAAAGATTCCGGTGTTTCGATCGACTTCTCCCTCGCGCAGTGCATCAGCGCGATGAACTACTATGCGATTCCGAGGGGCTGTCCGCGCAAGGAAGCTGCGATGCGCTTCCTCGAATTCATCACGCGGCCCGAGCAGCAGGCGCTGATGGCGAACAAGCTTTATGTCATTCCAGTGACCAAAGGCGCCGAGACGAGGTTGAGCGAGGAGGCTCGACGCTGGATTCCTGACACAAGCAACAACTCGAAGAATGTTTTTGTCAGCGACGAGTATTGGCGTGACCATTTCGTGGCCGTCGATAAGCGCTTCAAGGAGTGGATACTCACCTAG
- a CDS encoding AMP-binding protein, translating into MLTLHELIQKQAQEQPEKVFLRFDRESIDFRELQVRVSSASRVLRELGIKPENRVAVMMANHVEHVIIYLALAWIGAISVEFSTHLKRGGIQLQLNDAEPQFFIVDSQFLGQASAALEEIRFVNPKVLVRGAEGANLKPPFVPLAIPVTASIGEPFPATLDRVHTIGYTSGTTGGPKGVLMTERYFQVGAKNAAVLADVRSDDVLFVWEPFYHIAGWMSVTMALQHGASVALVERFSGSKCWDQIRQSGATILHYLGGAMNILLKQPRRPDDRENSIRVAWGGGAPRQNWRLFEDRFGVAVREGYGLSEAQNFTHLNLEGRVGSIGKPAEEFESWIAGENGERLPNGTVGEIVVRPKVSRIVMQGYFQAPKLTSEVLRDGCVYTGDLGYQDDDGFFYYSGRKKDSLRRRGENVSAWEVERVINAHPAVEESAIVGVSSEMGEQDIRAFVKLVAGTVPDPVDLLQWCQRELAYYQVPRYFDFVEEFPRGPTQRIRKNDLSKDLSTSWDVEKSNEKNGGLKTYEARPVPLQGASNTEANEIQTELQGGVLVLRLNRPEQLNAWTSGMRDTLCEVLDRAATDKQVRALIFTGTGSRAFCAGQDFAETERFARDAHTKNWLQRLKRFYDAVRGMPKPMVAALNGLAAGSGFQITMLMDIVVAHRGVQMGQPEVNSGIPSILGPCLMKESLGRSRTAELAVTGRMMDANECHRLGLIHHLVEEKSVLPFAVSLALDLASKPPEAFRITKEYLCRANAAEYDRAWVLASEGQIEAFNTGEPQAAMRDFFAVRRARKGHV; encoded by the coding sequence ATGCTTACCCTTCACGAGCTCATTCAGAAGCAGGCGCAAGAGCAACCTGAGAAAGTCTTTCTAAGGTTTGATCGCGAATCAATTGATTTTCGCGAGCTACAGGTCCGGGTCAGCTCGGCATCTCGCGTGCTGCGAGAGCTCGGTATCAAGCCGGAAAATCGCGTGGCTGTCATGATGGCAAACCATGTAGAGCATGTCATCATCTACCTGGCGCTTGCTTGGATCGGCGCGATCAGCGTGGAGTTCAGTACACATCTGAAGCGGGGCGGGATCCAATTGCAGCTGAACGATGCCGAGCCCCAGTTCTTCATCGTCGATTCACAATTCCTGGGCCAGGCGAGCGCGGCGCTCGAGGAAATTCGCTTCGTCAACCCCAAGGTGTTGGTCAGAGGGGCAGAAGGAGCCAATCTAAAACCGCCCTTCGTGCCTCTCGCAATCCCGGTGACGGCCTCAATAGGTGAGCCATTCCCGGCCACTCTCGATCGTGTGCACACGATTGGCTACACCTCCGGAACGACCGGCGGTCCCAAGGGCGTGCTCATGACGGAGCGCTACTTCCAGGTAGGCGCGAAAAATGCAGCAGTCCTCGCGGACGTGAGGTCAGACGATGTGCTCTTCGTTTGGGAGCCATTCTATCATATTGCCGGATGGATGAGCGTCACGATGGCGCTGCAGCACGGGGCATCCGTCGCTCTCGTCGAGCGCTTCAGCGGTTCCAAATGCTGGGACCAGATCAGGCAGTCTGGAGCGACAATCCTGCACTATCTCGGCGGCGCGATGAATATCCTGCTGAAGCAACCTCGGCGACCCGACGATAGAGAAAATTCAATTCGGGTCGCTTGGGGCGGTGGAGCTCCCCGTCAAAACTGGCGACTTTTCGAGGACCGCTTCGGAGTCGCGGTTCGCGAAGGCTATGGGCTGTCGGAGGCGCAAAACTTCACCCATCTCAACCTAGAGGGTCGTGTGGGATCCATCGGAAAACCCGCCGAGGAATTTGAATCGTGGATTGCAGGAGAAAACGGCGAGAGGCTTCCCAATGGCACTGTCGGTGAAATCGTGGTGCGCCCTAAAGTTTCGCGAATTGTGATGCAGGGGTATTTCCAGGCTCCGAAGTTGACTTCTGAAGTACTACGCGACGGCTGCGTCTATACCGGAGATCTCGGCTACCAGGATGACGACGGGTTCTTCTATTACTCGGGCCGTAAGAAGGACAGCCTCAGACGACGCGGAGAAAACGTGTCGGCTTGGGAAGTCGAACGGGTCATCAACGCGCATCCTGCGGTCGAGGAGTCGGCGATCGTTGGCGTTAGTTCCGAGATGGGCGAGCAAGACATCAGGGCTTTCGTGAAGCTGGTGGCAGGTACAGTCCCTGATCCAGTCGATCTCTTGCAATGGTGCCAGCGCGAGCTCGCCTATTATCAGGTTCCGCGATACTTCGACTTCGTGGAAGAGTTTCCGAGGGGGCCGACTCAGCGGATCCGGAAGAACGATTTATCGAAGGATCTGTCCACTAGCTGGGACGTGGAGAAGTCGAACGAGAAGAACGGCGGCCTGAAGACGTACGAGGCTAGACCCGTGCCGTTACAGGGGGCTTCGAACACGGAAGCGAACGAAATTCAAACCGAGCTACAGGGCGGTGTCCTCGTCCTCCGACTAAACCGCCCAGAGCAGCTCAACGCCTGGACGAGCGGGATGCGAGACACCTTGTGCGAAGTTCTGGACCGGGCCGCCACCGATAAGCAGGTTCGCGCGCTGATTTTCACCGGAACGGGAAGTAGGGCATTTTGCGCCGGGCAGGATTTTGCTGAAACCGAGCGGTTCGCACGTGATGCTCATACGAAGAACTGGCTGCAGCGGTTGAAGCGCTTTTATGACGCCGTGCGGGGGATGCCGAAGCCCATGGTGGCTGCGCTGAATGGGCTTGCTGCCGGTTCCGGTTTCCAGATCACCATGCTGATGGACATCGTGGTTGCTCATCGCGGTGTGCAGATGGGCCAACCGGAAGTTAATTCGGGAATTCCGAGTATCCTCGGACCTTGTCTAATGAAAGAAAGCCTCGGTCGATCGCGGACCGCTGAGCTCGCGGTTACCGGCCGCATGATGGATGCGAACGAATGCCATCGGCTTGGGCTGATTCATCATCTAGTCGAAGAGAAGAGCGTGCTGCCGTTTGCAGTTTCTTTGGCCCTCGATCTCGCCAGCAAACCACCGGAAGCGTTTCGCATTACGAAAGAATACCTTTGCCGTGCAAATGCAGCCGAATACGACAGGGCCTGGGTGCTCGCGAGCGAAGGGCAGATCGAGGCGTTCAACACCGGCGAACCTCAGGCCGCAATGCGCGACTTTTTTGCCGTGCGTCGCGCCCGCAAAGGGCACGTTTAG
- the pruA gene encoding L-glutamate gamma-semialdehyde dehydrogenase — MTPFVRSTIARAPLPRNETVRDYAPGTRERAAIRATLSQIMSETSELPLVIDGVERRTGVLEAAVMPHRHQHVLGQAHLASVDDVNAAIDAATRVSADWSRWSWAQRAAVFLRAADLLSGPWRDRLNAATMLGQSKTIHQAEIDAAAELIDFWRFNVEFMLRIYREQPHSPEGTWNQVDYRPLEGFVFAVTPFNFTAIAGNLPSAPALMGNTVVWKPAATAKYSAHLVMQLLREAGLPDGVINLVYGDGAEIAKIALGHAELAGVHFTGSTTVFNSLLRTVGQNVDRYRGYPRIVGETGGKNFVLAHSSADVATLAAAILRGGYEYQGQKCSAASRIFIPASLWPTLKALLRDEIATIRVGDVADFSNFMGAVIDEKAWRKHMAVFEEVKASPRTKVIAGATGDKRTGYFVAPTLLETDNLESPLLREEYFGPIVTAFIYRDQDFEDIIQRIDRSCAYGLTGSIFSNDRRSIELASAGLRNAAGNFYINDKPTGAVVGQQPFGGGRMSGTNDKAGSVWNLIRWTSPRTLKETFVPPTDYRYPYQSELP; from the coding sequence ATGACCCCTTTTGTCCGTTCCACAATTGCTCGCGCACCGCTGCCGCGCAACGAGACAGTGCGCGATTACGCCCCCGGCACGCGCGAGCGCGCTGCCATCCGCGCCACGTTGTCCCAGATCATGAGCGAGACAAGCGAGCTGCCGCTCGTGATCGATGGAGTGGAGCGGCGCACAGGTGTGCTCGAGGCTGCGGTCATGCCGCACCGCCATCAACACGTGCTTGGGCAAGCGCATCTCGCGTCCGTCGATGATGTCAATGCAGCCATTGACGCGGCCACGCGGGTCTCAGCGGACTGGTCGCGGTGGTCGTGGGCGCAACGAGCAGCCGTCTTCCTTAGAGCCGCAGATCTTTTATCTGGGCCATGGCGCGACCGTTTAAACGCCGCAACCATGCTGGGGCAATCCAAGACGATCCACCAGGCGGAAATCGACGCGGCCGCGGAGCTCATCGATTTCTGGCGGTTCAACGTGGAGTTCATGCTCCGTATTTACCGCGAGCAGCCGCACTCACCGGAAGGCACTTGGAACCAGGTGGATTATCGCCCGCTTGAAGGCTTCGTTTTTGCGGTGACGCCCTTCAACTTCACGGCAATTGCCGGAAACTTGCCGAGCGCCCCCGCCTTGATGGGCAACACCGTTGTATGGAAGCCTGCGGCAACCGCGAAATACTCCGCTCACCTGGTCATGCAGCTGCTGCGCGAAGCCGGCCTTCCGGACGGCGTCATTAACCTCGTCTATGGCGACGGGGCGGAGATCGCCAAGATCGCACTCGGGCATGCCGAGCTCGCCGGGGTTCATTTCACCGGCTCAACCACCGTCTTCAATAGCTTGCTAAGAACGGTTGGACAAAACGTGGACCGTTACCGGGGCTATCCAAGGATCGTAGGAGAGACTGGCGGAAAGAACTTTGTGCTCGCCCATTCGAGTGCCGACGTGGCCACCTTGGCTGCGGCCATCCTGCGTGGTGGATATGAGTATCAAGGTCAGAAATGCTCGGCGGCATCTCGCATTTTCATACCGGCCTCGCTCTGGCCGACGTTGAAAGCGCTGCTTCGCGATGAAATCGCCACCATCAGGGTTGGTGATGTCGCCGACTTCAGTAATTTCATGGGAGCCGTCATCGACGAGAAGGCTTGGCGCAAGCACATGGCGGTGTTCGAGGAGGTGAAGGCAAGCCCGCGAACGAAGGTCATTGCGGGAGCGACTGGAGACAAGCGGACCGGATATTTCGTGGCACCCACTCTACTTGAAACAGACAATCTCGAGTCTCCGCTGCTCCGCGAAGAGTATTTTGGTCCGATCGTCACCGCCTTTATCTACCGCGACCAGGACTTCGAGGACATCATTCAGCGGATCGATCGCTCATGCGCCTATGGTCTGACCGGCTCGATATTCTCGAACGATCGCCGGAGCATAGAGCTTGCGTCGGCGGGACTTCGTAATGCAGCCGGAAATTTCTACATCAATGACAAGCCAACCGGAGCTGTTGTTGGCCAACAGCCCTTCGGAGGTGGAAGGATGTCAGGCACCAACGATAAGGCGGGATCGGTCTGGAACTTGATCAGGTGGACCTCGCCCAGGACTCTCAAGGAGACGTTCGTTCCGCCGACCGATTATCGCTATCCATATCAATCGGAGCTTCCCTAG
- a CDS encoding reverse transcriptase domain-containing protein — protein sequence MEAVIERENLKKALAQVKRNKGSAGADGMTVGELPAYLKEHWPTIRAQLLEGTYKPRPVRRVEIPKALGGMRLLGIPTVLDRFVQQVVMQVLQADWDGTFSETSFGFRPGRSAHQAVERAQAYISSGHATVVDIDLEKFLDVASYYTFSFFERVEEVRSNCRYLNSYAFCPSAIDVNGLKLAALYTLQDGLPRDAE from the coding sequence ATGGAAGCAGTAATCGAGCGTGAGAATCTGAAGAAAGCGTTGGCGCAAGTGAAGCGCAACAAGGGTTCGGCGGGCGCCGACGGGATGACCGTCGGCGAGCTGCCGGCCTACCTGAAAGAGCACTGGCCTACGATCCGGGCCCAGTTACTTGAGGGCACCTACAAACCGCGGCCGGTGCGGCGAGTGGAGATACCGAAGGCGTTGGGCGGCATGCGGCTGCTCGGCATTCCGACGGTGCTCGACCGCTTCGTCCAGCAGGTGGTGATGCAGGTGCTGCAGGCGGACTGGGACGGGACGTTCTCCGAAACGAGCTTCGGCTTCCGGCCGGGGCGTTCGGCACATCAGGCGGTGGAACGGGCACAGGCGTATATCTCGTCTGGGCACGCCACTGTCGTGGATATCGACTTGGAAAAGTTCTTGGATGTTGCGTCATACTACACCTTCAGTTTTTTTGAGAGGGTCGAAGAGGTCCGGAGCAACTGCAGGTACTTGAATTCGTATGCCTTTTGCCCGTCCGCGATAGACGTGAACGGCCTTAAGCTCGCCGCGCTTTACACGTTGCAAGATGGTTTGCCGCGAGACGCCGAGTAG
- a CDS encoding group II intron maturase-specific domain-containing protein encodes MGLVAKRVADKRLLKLIRGFLNAGAMEGGLVSPTEEGMPQGGPLSPLLSNLMLDVLDKELEKRGHRSVRYTDDCNIYVRSQRAGERVLVSIERFLEKRLKLKVNKAKSAVAKPSVRKFLGFSFSISSGTEPRRRIAPQALARFKAKVRALTRRTRGRSLAQIVKELSVYLIGWRSYFGFCQTPSVLRDLDQWLRRRLRAIVWKQWKRGSTRYAQLRRRGVGRHRAARTAGSPHGPWRLANSPALTIAMPNNFFASLGLASVMAQRRA; translated from the coding sequence ATGGGGCTGGTTGCCAAGCGGGTCGCTGACAAGCGTCTCCTGAAACTCATCCGTGGGTTCTTGAACGCGGGTGCAATGGAAGGAGGGCTGGTCAGTCCGACGGAAGAGGGCATGCCGCAAGGAGGTCCGCTCTCGCCGCTGTTGTCGAATCTGATGCTGGATGTGCTGGACAAGGAACTGGAGAAGCGCGGCCACCGCTCTGTCCGCTATACCGATGACTGCAACATCTATGTGCGCAGTCAGCGGGCAGGCGAACGAGTGCTGGTCAGCATCGAACGATTCCTAGAAAAGCGCCTCAAGCTGAAGGTCAACAAAGCAAAGAGCGCGGTCGCCAAACCGAGCGTCCGCAAGTTCCTGGGCTTCAGCTTTAGTATTAGTAGCGGAACGGAGCCGCGGCGTCGCATTGCGCCGCAGGCGCTCGCCCGCTTCAAGGCGAAAGTTCGGGCGCTGACGCGGCGCACGCGTGGCCGAAGCCTTGCGCAGATTGTCAAGGAGTTGTCTGTCTATCTGATCGGATGGCGCAGCTACTTTGGCTTCTGCCAAACCCCATCGGTATTGCGCGACCTTGACCAATGGCTCAGGCGGCGGTTGCGCGCCATCGTCTGGAAGCAATGGAAGCGCGGAAGCACTCGTTATGCGCAGCTGCGACGCCGCGGCGTCGGCCGGCACCGGGCGGCGAGAACCGCCGGAAGCCCACATGGCCCTTGGCGGCTCGCGAACAGCCCCGCGCTCACCATCGCCATGCCAAACAACTTCTTCGCCTCACTCGGATTGGCCTCCGTCATGGCACAGCGACGTGCATAA
- a CDS encoding ATP-binding protein, with protein sequence MQRSVIVTSNRVVQDWGAYLRDNTMSTTILDRLMHHCHLLEFDGCSYRLKEAAEALARKTRST encoded by the coding sequence TTGCAGCGCAGCGTCATCGTCACGTCCAATCGCGTCGTGCAGGATTGGGGCGCTTATCTCCGCGACAACACCATGAGCACGACGATCCTTGACCGCCTTATGCACCATTGTCATCTGCTCGAGTTCGACGGCTGCAGCTACCGCCTCAAGGAAGCCGCCGAAGCCCTTGCACGCAAAACCCGGTCAACCTAA
- a CDS encoding ATP-binding protein gives MTMTLPEIDRCLRQLRLSGIRDTLETRVLQAQDASQPFLETFCLLLQDELDRRQSRLIARRYEQSWLEEKLTLAEFDWSFNPKLPRQACFQLHALKFVAVGENALFIGKPGTGKSHVAKAVAYQAILQGLKVQYLEADDFFNRYALSPAAQREARLRSIFDCDLLVLDDLFLARTIPTKPALFAKSDPSTLQIAAQRHRHVQSRRAGLGRLSPRQHHEHDDP, from the coding sequence ATGACCATGACCTTGCCAGAAATCGATCGCTGCCTACGACAGTTGCGGCTATCGGGCATACGCGACACACTCGAGACACGTGTCCTGCAAGCCCAAGACGCCAGCCAACCGTTCCTCGAGACCTTCTGCCTGCTCCTGCAGGACGAACTCGACCGTCGTCAGTCCCGTCTCATCGCTCGCCGCTACGAGCAATCCTGGCTTGAAGAGAAGCTCACGCTCGCGGAGTTCGACTGGTCCTTCAATCCCAAACTGCCGCGTCAGGCCTGCTTCCAGCTACATGCGCTGAAGTTTGTCGCCGTCGGTGAAAACGCTCTGTTCATTGGCAAGCCCGGCACTGGAAAATCGCACGTGGCCAAGGCCGTCGCCTACCAGGCCATCCTGCAAGGCCTCAAGGTCCAGTATCTCGAGGCCGATGACTTCTTCAACCGTTACGCCCTCAGCCCCGCCGCTCAGCGCGAAGCTCGACTGCGGAGCATCTTTGACTGCGATCTGCTTGTGCTTGACGATCTGTTCCTCGCTCGCACCATCCCGACGAAGCCGGCGCTTTTTGCAAAATCTGATCCATCAACGCTACAAATTGCAGCGCAGCGTCATCGTCACGTCCAATCGCGTCGTGCAGGATTGGGGCGCTTATCTCCGCGACAACACCATGAGCACGACGATCCTTGA
- a CDS encoding DUF2889 domain-containing protein — protein sequence MPLTAAVERGVLHRRTIEVVGYCRQDQLWDVEAHLTDSKTNTYANPWREVLPGELVHDMWLRLTVDASFTIRALDVASDKSPYPACPQATSAFARLVGLTIEPGWKKKLKEQVGGAAGCIHLAELLGPIGSVMFQTILPLLYDKGAFEKHPRPGLIDSCYAYRRSGEVVKRFWPNLPAE from the coding sequence ATGCCGCTTACGGCTGCTGTTGAGCGAGGAGTCCTGCATCGCCGCACTATCGAAGTCGTGGGTTATTGTCGCCAAGACCAATTATGGGACGTCGAGGCTCACTTGACCGACTCAAAGACCAATACGTACGCCAATCCTTGGCGCGAGGTGCTCCCCGGGGAACTGGTGCACGATATGTGGCTGCGGCTTACCGTCGATGCTAGCTTTACAATCCGCGCACTTGACGTCGCAAGCGATAAGAGCCCTTATCCTGCGTGCCCGCAAGCAACGAGCGCGTTTGCTCGGCTCGTGGGTCTCACGATAGAGCCCGGTTGGAAAAAGAAGCTCAAAGAACAGGTCGGTGGCGCTGCGGGGTGCATTCACCTCGCTGAACTTCTAGGTCCCATTGGGTCGGTAATGTTCCAGACCATTCTGCCGCTGTTGTATGATAAGGGAGCATTCGAGAAGCACCCTCGCCCCGGGTTGATTGATAGTTGCTACGCTTACCGGCGGAGCGGCGAAGTCGTAAAGCGATTTTGGCCAAACTTGCCCGCTGAATGA
- a CDS encoding enoyl-CoA hydratase/isomerase family protein, producing the protein MAILETEARGAVLVAQFNHANVSNPMSLELEKAIRSVCRETENNPAIRALVLTGGNDRSFCAGGDFTEVARLSGREAVERFIDGLIDFYSTILSVTKPTVAAVGGYAVGIGFQVALSCDWRVGSPETKLLMWELKHGLACTIGGYMLESFVGRAAMADIIYGCETIPISWAADRKLLHEVVKSADLVDTAIARAQVLSEFPEITFRRTKESVNQRFIAGLRNIATDAKEAHVAGFASGAADKHFKRVLGDN; encoded by the coding sequence ATGGCGATCTTGGAAACGGAAGCCCGAGGCGCGGTTTTAGTTGCACAATTCAATCATGCCAACGTTAGCAACCCGATGAGTCTAGAACTCGAGAAAGCCATACGCTCCGTGTGTCGCGAGACTGAGAATAATCCAGCGATACGGGCTTTGGTATTGACAGGAGGTAATGATCGCTCGTTTTGCGCCGGTGGTGATTTTACCGAGGTGGCCCGGCTCTCCGGGCGAGAGGCCGTTGAGCGATTTATCGATGGCTTGATTGATTTCTATTCAACGATATTGAGCGTCACGAAGCCGACGGTTGCCGCCGTCGGCGGATACGCAGTAGGCATAGGCTTTCAGGTCGCGCTATCTTGCGATTGGCGCGTCGGATCGCCCGAAACCAAGCTGCTTATGTGGGAATTGAAGCACGGGCTCGCCTGCACGATTGGCGGCTATATGCTAGAGAGTTTCGTTGGTCGAGCGGCGATGGCTGATATCATTTACGGGTGCGAGACCATTCCGATTTCGTGGGCGGCCGACCGCAAATTGCTTCACGAGGTGGTAAAGTCGGCGGATCTTGTGGATACGGCTATCGCGCGCGCGCAGGTTCTCAGTGAATTTCCCGAGATCACTTTTCGACGAACGAAAGAATCGGTAAATCAGCGGTTCATTGCTGGTTTACGCAACATAGCGACGGACGCAAAGGAAGCGCATGTTGCCGGCTTTGCGAGCGGGGCTGCCGATAAACATTTTAAACGCGTTCTGGGCGATAACTGA